A stretch of Equus caballus isolate H_3958 breed thoroughbred chromosome 11, TB-T2T, whole genome shotgun sequence DNA encodes these proteins:
- the PYCR1 gene encoding pyrroline-5-carboxylate reductase 1, mitochondrial, which yields MSVGFIGAGQLAFALARGFTAAGILAAHKITASSPDMDLATVSALRKMGVNLTPHNKETVQHSDVLFLAVKPHIIPFILDEIGAYIEDRHIVVSCAAGVTISSIEKKLMAFQLAPKVIRCMTNTPVVVREGATVYATGTHAQVEDGRLLEQLMGSVGFCTEVEEDLIDAVTGLSGSGPAYAFTALDALADGGVKMGLPRRLAVRLGAQALMGAAKMLLDSEQHPGQLKDNVCSPGGATIHALHVLESGGFRSLLINAVEASCIRTRELQSMADQDVSPAAIKKTVLDKVKLDSPPEAPSGHSKLLPRNLAPAGKKD from the exons ATGAGCGTCGGCTTCATCGGGGCTGGCCAGCTGGCCTTTGCCCTGGCCAGGGGCTTCACAGCAGCAG GCATCCTGGCTGCTCACAAGATAACAGCCAGCTCCCCAGACATGGACTTGGCCACGGTTTCTGCCCTCAGG AAGATGGGGGTGAACCTGACGCCTCACAACAAAGAGACAGTGCAGCACAGTGACGTGCTCTTCCTGGCCGTGAAGCCGCACATCATTCCCTTCATCTTGGATGAAATTGGCGCCTACATCGAGGACCGGCACATTGTGGTGTCCTGCGCAGCCGGCGTCACCATCAGCTCCATCGAGAAG AAGCTGATGGCGTTCCAGCTGGCCCCCAAAGTCATCCGCTGCATGACCAACACACCAGTCGTGGTGCGGGAGGGAGCCACTGTGTACGCCACGGGCACCCACGCCCAGGTAGAGGATGGCAGGCTCCTGGAGCAGCTCATGGGCAGCGTGGGCTTCTGCACAGAAGTGGAGGAGGACCTGATCGATGCCGTCACGGGGCTCAGTGGCAGCGGCCCAGCCTAT GCATTCACAGCCCTGGATGCCCTGGCTGATGGGGGCGTGAAGATGGGGCTTCCCAGGCGCCTGGCAGTCCGCCTTGGGGCCCAGGCTCTGATG GGGGCTGCCAAGATGCTACTGGACTCAGAACAGCACCCAGGCCAGCTCAAGGACAACGTCTGCTCTCCTGGTGGGGCCACCATCCATGCCTTGCATGTGCTGGAGAGTGGGGGCTTCCGCTCGCTGCTCATCAACGCCGTGGAGGCCTCCTGCATCCGCACTCG GGAGCTGCAGTCCATGGCTGACCAGGACGTCTCACCAGCCGCCATCAAGAAGACTGTCCTGGACAAGGTGAAGCTAGACTCCCCACCAGAGGCCCCTTCTGGCCACTCCAAACTGCTCCCCCGAAACCTGGCCCCGGCGGGCAAGAAGGACTGA